A genomic window from Elusimicrobiota bacterium includes:
- a CDS encoding phytanoyl-CoA dioxygenase family protein: MELDLEQKRRLLEDGYVTLPGVVPRALVDEALREINHRLGLGRTRTMDAYADSRDYWSDDTDSPAIMDLLFKSGLWELAESPVGTGKLLRPPTGQIALRFPSVNNSHGGPASHIDGFYSPNAAKSISRFTMLVGVLLSDLPEKYMGNFTAYPGTHRRVAEFIKAHGTAPLRAGLAGKIDLPDAAQITGKAGDAIICHYQLAHDKEQNLSPLIRYAAYWRVWHVDAESCQTEGLTDIWREWPAIAALVKNASRKKAK, encoded by the coding sequence ATGGAGCTTGACCTCGAGCAGAAGCGCCGCCTTCTGGAGGACGGCTACGTGACTTTGCCCGGCGTCGTGCCCCGGGCGCTGGTCGACGAGGCCCTGCGCGAGATCAATCACCGGCTCGGCCTCGGCCGCACCCGGACGATGGACGCCTACGCCGACTCGCGCGACTACTGGTCCGACGACACCGACTCCCCCGCGATCATGGACCTGCTCTTCAAGAGCGGCCTGTGGGAGCTCGCCGAGTCGCCCGTCGGGACCGGGAAGCTCCTGCGCCCCCCGACCGGCCAGATCGCGCTGCGCTTCCCGTCGGTGAACAATTCGCACGGCGGGCCCGCCTCGCATATCGACGGCTTCTATTCCCCCAACGCCGCGAAGTCGATCAGCCGCTTCACCATGCTCGTCGGCGTCCTGCTCAGCGACCTGCCCGAGAAGTACATGGGCAACTTCACCGCCTACCCCGGAACCCACCGCCGGGTCGCGGAGTTCATCAAGGCCCACGGGACCGCGCCCCTGCGCGCCGGCCTCGCGGGCAAGATCGACCTTCCCGACGCCGCGCAGATCACCGGCAAGGCCGGCGACGCGATCATCTGCCATTACCAGCTCGCGCACGACAAGGAGCAGAACCTCTCCCCTCTGATCCGCTACGCGGCCTATTGGCGCGTCTGGCACGTCGACGCCGAAAGCTGCCAGACCGAGGGCCTGACCGACATCTGGCGGGAATGGCCCGCCATCGCCGCGCTGGTGAAGAATGCCTCGAGGAAAAAAGCGAAGTAG
- a CDS encoding phytanoyl-CoA dioxygenase family protein yields the protein MKLSLARKRRLARDGYVVLPRVVPAALTDAAVREINHRLGAGAPPDGGAYAVEPDWRSEHAASASVMDLLHRTPIPALLESLLGAGNVEPCFQAQVALRFPSVEGSLCDYDPHIDGFSPNEELHRFTLLVGVLLSDCPRPDMGNFAVYPGTHLRSARYLKEHGIDALRPGPEGRLDLPEAVPVTGKAGDVVLCHHQLVHAKGKNLSPHIRYMAYYRIYHAAAWRDRSREYLERALTDVWLEWPSMRGVHGA from the coding sequence GTGAAGCTTAGCCTCGCCCGGAAGCGGCGCCTCGCGCGCGACGGCTACGTCGTGCTGCCCCGGGTCGTCCCCGCCGCGCTCACCGACGCCGCCGTGAGGGAGATCAATCACCGCCTGGGCGCGGGCGCGCCCCCGGACGGCGGAGCCTACGCCGTCGAGCCGGACTGGCGCTCGGAGCACGCGGCCTCGGCGTCCGTCATGGACCTCCTGCACCGCACACCGATCCCCGCGCTCCTCGAGTCCTTGCTCGGCGCCGGGAACGTCGAGCCCTGCTTCCAGGCCCAGGTCGCCCTGCGCTTCCCGTCCGTCGAGGGCTCCCTGTGCGACTACGATCCGCACATCGACGGGTTCTCCCCGAACGAGGAGCTGCACCGGTTCACCTTGCTGGTCGGGGTGCTGCTGAGCGACTGCCCCCGGCCCGACATGGGCAATTTCGCGGTCTATCCGGGCACGCATCTGCGCAGCGCGCGCTACCTGAAGGAGCACGGGATCGACGCCCTGCGGCCGGGTCCCGAGGGCAGGCTCGACCTGCCGGAAGCGGTGCCGGTCACCGGCAAGGCGGGAGACGTCGTCTTGTGCCACCATCAGCTCGTCCACGCCAAAGGGAAGAACCTCTCCCCCCACATCCGCTATATGGCCTACTACCGCATCTACCACGCCGCCGCCTGGCGCGACCGATCGAGGGAATATCTCGAGCGGGCCCTGACCGACGTCTGGCTCGAGTGGCCCTCGATGAGAGGCGTTCATGGAGCTTGA
- a CDS encoding phytanoyl-CoA dioxygenase family protein, which yields MAAKLSLAQKRRFARDGYVMLPRVVPAALTGAAVREINNRLGTGAHPGKDYAADPKDYLSEYASSRAVMDLARGPVRQIAESLLGAGKVEPLTQGQVVLRFPAEHDAVEYERLIHIDGLYSSKDGLGTGAGKPLRYSLCAGVLLSDTPAPDMGNLTVFPGTHRQIARAVETRGLDALKGALEEKIPLPAPVQVTGRAGDVVLFHFQLAHDKARNLSPHIRRAAYFRFWHIDAWHDGSLEYLKRAMIDPWLEWPGMRGIGEA from the coding sequence ATGGCCGCCAAGCTTAGCCTCGCCCAGAAGCGGCGCTTCGCGCGCGACGGCTACGTCATGCTGCCCCGGGTCGTCCCCGCCGCGCTCACCGGCGCGGCCGTGCGGGAGATCAACAACCGCCTCGGGACCGGAGCGCACCCCGGCAAGGACTACGCCGCCGATCCGAAGGACTACCTGTCGGAATACGCGAGCTCGCGCGCCGTCATGGATCTCGCTCGCGGCCCGGTCCGGCAGATCGCCGAGTCCCTGCTCGGCGCCGGCAAGGTCGAGCCCTTGACGCAGGGGCAGGTCGTCCTCCGGTTCCCGGCCGAGCACGACGCCGTCGAGTACGAGAGGCTGATCCACATCGACGGGCTGTATTCCTCCAAGGACGGCCTCGGCACCGGGGCCGGCAAGCCGCTGCGCTACTCGCTGTGCGCCGGCGTCCTCCTCAGCGACACGCCCGCGCCCGACATGGGGAACCTCACCGTGTTTCCGGGCACGCACCGCCAGATCGCCCGCGCCGTCGAGACCCGCGGCCTCGACGCGCTGAAGGGCGCCCTCGAAGAGAAGATCCCCCTGCCCGCGCCCGTGCAGGTGACCGGCCGCGCCGGCGACGTGGTGCTGTTCCACTTCCAGCTCGCGCACGACAAGGCGCGCAACCTCTCCCCCCACATCCGGCGCGCCGCGTATTTCCGCTTCTGGCACATCGACGCGTGGCACGACGGCTCCCTCGAGTACCTGAAGCGGGCGATGATCGATCCGTGGCTCGAGTGGCCCGGCATGCGAGGCATCGGTGAAGCTTAG
- a CDS encoding tetratricopeptide repeat protein, producing MTKPAPAKAAVARAHALQRAGDEGRALEVLVEFVRAHPSSAAARAALADLLAVQGRPAEAIESYEKALALDPDAPSVLMSLSRLYLRHGEPAKAEAALRRAVARKAGPEASLLLGEMLKDKGEAGEAAPHLRRAAASRPRGDDAHARMAGGLTRFRANVKLGAFKEAFEEAEALLAASGTQDCIDSFFVSPEQKELMPTLDALKAFSRAKPENPWPYYFRATLLGNMGRGEEAIAETEKLARMPPRYDWMRHKHGEVLLTNRRDYAGAEKEYAAALKCVPGFWKAGAALAEIALCRGDGASAARLLDELLKGMPERTRPWGHACRGKLLLWSGEYEAALASLELGVGAGVPYSLRHRGAALLLLGRLDEAARDLDEALRQGTDAEGLTWRGELRRLRGDHKGALEDLGAAIRMDGAHSFWALADRALAKGAAGDPAGMWTDYSTIRRDVLDRFEKAAGLKAESPEKPDEVRAVLEAGLALGRGMRVSNEYLFPVWMGHGRQA from the coding sequence ATGACCAAGCCCGCGCCGGCCAAGGCCGCCGTCGCCCGGGCGCACGCGCTCCAGCGCGCCGGCGACGAGGGCCGGGCCCTCGAGGTGCTGGTGGAGTTCGTTCGAGCGCACCCGTCGAGCGCCGCCGCCCGCGCCGCGCTCGCCGACCTGCTCGCCGTCCAGGGCCGCCCCGCCGAGGCGATCGAGTCCTACGAGAAGGCCCTCGCGCTGGACCCGGACGCGCCCTCCGTCCTGATGAGCCTCTCCCGGCTGTATCTGCGCCACGGCGAGCCCGCGAAGGCGGAGGCGGCCCTGCGCCGCGCCGTCGCGAGGAAGGCCGGGCCCGAGGCGTCCTTGCTGCTCGGCGAGATGCTCAAGGACAAGGGCGAGGCCGGCGAAGCCGCGCCGCACCTTCGACGCGCCGCGGCCTCCAGGCCGCGGGGCGACGACGCGCACGCGCGGATGGCCGGCGGCCTCACGCGCTTCCGGGCGAACGTGAAGCTCGGCGCGTTCAAGGAAGCCTTCGAGGAGGCGGAAGCGCTGCTCGCCGCCTCGGGGACGCAGGACTGCATCGACTCCTTCTTCGTGTCGCCCGAGCAGAAGGAGCTCATGCCCACGCTCGACGCGCTCAAGGCCTTCTCCCGCGCGAAGCCGGAGAATCCCTGGCCGTACTACTTCCGGGCGACCCTGCTCGGCAACATGGGCCGCGGCGAGGAGGCGATCGCCGAGACCGAGAAGCTGGCCCGGATGCCCCCGCGCTACGACTGGATGCGCCACAAGCACGGGGAGGTCCTGCTGACGAACCGCCGGGACTACGCCGGCGCCGAGAAAGAGTACGCCGCCGCGCTGAAGTGCGTCCCCGGGTTTTGGAAGGCGGGCGCCGCCCTGGCGGAGATCGCCCTGTGCCGCGGCGACGGCGCGTCCGCCGCGCGTCTCCTCGACGAGCTCCTCAAGGGCATGCCCGAGCGGACCCGTCCGTGGGGCCACGCCTGCCGCGGCAAGCTCCTGCTCTGGTCGGGCGAGTATGAGGCCGCGCTGGCGAGCCTCGAGCTCGGCGTCGGCGCGGGCGTGCCTTATTCCCTGCGCCACCGCGGCGCGGCCCTCCTGCTCCTCGGACGGCTCGACGAGGCGGCGCGCGATCTCGACGAGGCGCTGCGCCAGGGGACGGACGCCGAAGGCCTCACCTGGCGCGGCGAGCTCCGGCGGCTGCGCGGGGACCACAAGGGCGCGCTCGAGGACCTCGGCGCCGCGATCCGCATGGACGGGGCCCACTCCTTCTGGGCCCTGGCCGACCGCGCGCTCGCCAAGGGCGCGGCCGGGGACCCGGCCGGGATGTGGACCGACTACTCGACGATCCGGCGCGACGTCCTCGACCGCTTCGAGAAGGCCGCCGGCCTCAAGGCCGAGTCCCCCGAGAAGCCCGACGAGGTGCGCGCGGTGCTCGAGGCGGGCCTGGCGCTCGGCCGCGGGATGCGCGTCTCCAACGAATACCTCTTCCCGGTCTGGATGGGTCATGGCCGCCAAGCTTAG
- a CDS encoding tetratricopeptide repeat protein, with protein sequence MPVQDHFGGETLAASFARIDPLLDSEPTVTYRKLRDMMLKAQFDRGQSEALKSPWREFCLASLEWAASRDLEALKLLDAGSRVSPRYYWMRYYIAEILLRRLDLYGLAREEIQGVIARCPWLWEARCLWTENLMAVGHPDPLKAVRGIAVPEQSRASFLAWRGALKLWWGEYADAVEDLDVSAGMDNPDALCWRGGALCKLGRLEESKRDLDRLLTIDPHDPEGLVWRGELNRLLGRYPEALEDLAGVIAISGDKPWAHVNRALVHLERKNLLEAYKDFARLHLDHHDLAAIERSPFTAAKLRSLLEAALKAGRGCRRSDPHLNAGWMRAAGIPVPARPAPASRLRCWTRSMGIPTPPDSPDAGSVTEAQVRAAFAAAGRR encoded by the coding sequence ATGCCCGTTCAGGATCATTTCGGAGGCGAGACGCTCGCCGCGTCGTTCGCGAGGATCGACCCGCTGCTCGACAGCGAGCCGACGGTCACCTATCGCAAGCTGCGGGACATGATGCTCAAGGCGCAGTTCGACCGCGGGCAGAGCGAGGCGCTGAAGTCCCCGTGGAGGGAGTTCTGCCTGGCCTCCCTGGAATGGGCCGCGAGCCGCGACCTCGAGGCGCTGAAGCTCCTCGACGCGGGCAGCCGCGTCTCCCCCCGCTACTACTGGATGCGCTACTACATCGCCGAGATCCTCCTGCGCCGCCTCGACCTGTACGGGCTCGCGCGCGAGGAGATCCAGGGCGTGATCGCGCGCTGCCCCTGGCTCTGGGAGGCGCGCTGCCTGTGGACGGAGAACCTGATGGCCGTCGGCCATCCCGATCCGCTCAAGGCCGTGCGGGGCATCGCCGTGCCCGAGCAGTCGCGCGCCTCGTTCCTCGCCTGGCGCGGCGCGCTCAAGCTCTGGTGGGGCGAGTACGCGGACGCGGTCGAGGACCTCGACGTCTCGGCGGGCATGGACAACCCCGACGCCCTGTGCTGGCGCGGCGGAGCCCTCTGCAAGCTCGGCCGGCTGGAGGAATCCAAGCGCGACCTCGACCGCCTGCTGACCATCGATCCGCACGATCCCGAGGGCCTCGTCTGGCGCGGCGAGCTCAACCGCCTGCTCGGCCGCTATCCGGAGGCGCTCGAGGACCTGGCCGGCGTGATCGCGATCAGCGGCGACAAGCCCTGGGCCCACGTCAACCGCGCCTTGGTCCATCTGGAGCGGAAGAACCTCCTCGAGGCGTACAAGGATTTCGCGCGCCTGCATCTCGATCACCACGACCTCGCGGCGATCGAAAGATCCCCCTTCACCGCCGCGAAGCTCCGGAGCCTGCTCGAAGCCGCCCTGAAAGCCGGGCGCGGCTGCCGCCGCTCGGATCCGCACCTCAACGCGGGCTGGATGAGGGCGGCCGGCATCCCGGTCCCGGCGAGGCCCGCGCCCGCCTCGCGCCTGCGCTGCTGGACCCGTTCGATGGGGATCCCGACGCCCCCCGACTCGCCGGACGCCGGGTCGGTCACCGAGGCGCAGGTCCGCGCCGCGTTCGCGGCCGCGGGAAGGAGATGA
- a CDS encoding tetratricopeptide repeat protein has product MTGTAEQDLETLTAAMTAATAQAWLPLLKTAVDRASHGNGRSASPDEAIRRALDKALALAPGDWELLCLRGTILAGRSEFDLALKDFDRSIELAPKSPRPFAGRSYLHTRLGDWNAALADLDRAAALSGAGAGSSLDRGLVLLSLGRAAEARAEFAKSPSDPEARYQLGRALLAEGKTEEAREAIRAALQGSGADSSRRRSYEMMEAAAAALGHIAKSGKAAGAPGEKFMSDAKKTAAKDGKGCLWLLGVGIDRPYEVTLNTLMALKRCDAVYTQADTREVRELLEAVFPGVHSIAVGGGKGANPQETVWKTVKAELDKGSQTGYVTYGHPMLFGEGNMMAKRCKDAGYPYRVMTAPSSIDGILTMLQEDLELCERGFTVQNARSLAEPGAAVDSSKGAIILGVNRVMEENKFGTFCDRLEAAFPKEHVLYALKCGDGYRDETRLKLTVAEFRRKERELDPALTLFVPEIKGNSPAPKPRRKGS; this is encoded by the coding sequence GTGACCGGGACCGCGGAGCAGGACCTCGAGACGCTCACCGCCGCCATGACCGCGGCGACGGCCCAAGCCTGGCTGCCCCTGCTCAAGACCGCCGTCGATCGAGCCTCGCACGGCAACGGCCGGTCCGCCTCGCCGGACGAGGCCATCAGGCGCGCGCTCGACAAGGCCCTCGCCCTCGCGCCCGGGGACTGGGAACTGCTGTGCCTGCGCGGGACCATCCTCGCCGGCCGAAGCGAGTTCGACCTCGCCCTGAAGGACTTCGATCGGTCCATCGAGCTCGCGCCGAAGTCCCCGAGGCCTTTCGCGGGCCGGTCGTACCTGCACACCCGCCTCGGCGACTGGAACGCGGCCCTCGCGGACCTCGACCGGGCCGCCGCTTTGTCGGGCGCGGGCGCCGGGAGCTCTCTCGACCGCGGCCTCGTCCTGCTCTCGCTCGGGCGCGCCGCCGAGGCCCGGGCCGAGTTCGCCAAGTCGCCCTCGGACCCCGAGGCCCGCTACCAGCTCGGCCGCGCCTTGCTCGCCGAGGGAAAGACGGAGGAGGCGCGGGAGGCGATCCGCGCGGCGCTCCAAGGCAGCGGCGCCGACTCGTCGCGCCGGCGCTCGTACGAGATGATGGAGGCCGCGGCCGCCGCGCTCGGCCACATCGCGAAGTCCGGGAAGGCGGCCGGCGCGCCCGGGGAGAAATTCATGAGCGACGCGAAGAAGACGGCGGCCAAGGACGGCAAAGGATGCCTCTGGCTCCTCGGCGTCGGCATCGACCGCCCGTACGAGGTCACTTTGAACACTTTGATGGCCCTCAAGCGCTGCGACGCCGTCTACACCCAGGCCGACACGCGCGAGGTGCGCGAGCTGCTCGAGGCGGTCTTCCCGGGCGTCCATTCGATCGCCGTCGGCGGCGGCAAGGGCGCCAACCCTCAGGAGACGGTCTGGAAGACGGTCAAAGCCGAGCTCGACAAGGGTTCGCAGACCGGCTACGTCACCTACGGCCACCCGATGCTGTTCGGCGAGGGGAACATGATGGCCAAGCGCTGCAAGGACGCCGGCTACCCGTACCGCGTGATGACCGCACCCTCCTCGATCGACGGGATCCTGACGATGCTGCAGGAGGACCTCGAGCTGTGCGAGCGCGGCTTCACGGTGCAGAACGCCCGCAGCCTCGCCGAGCCCGGCGCCGCCGTCGATTCCTCCAAGGGCGCGATCATCCTCGGCGTCAACCGCGTGATGGAGGAGAACAAGTTCGGGACCTTCTGCGACCGCCTCGAGGCCGCCTTCCCGAAGGAGCACGTCCTCTACGCCCTCAAGTGCGGCGACGGCTACCGCGACGAGACGCGCCTGAAGCTCACCGTCGCCGAGTTCCGCCGCAAGGAGCGCGAGCTCGACCCGGCGCTGACCTTGTTCGTGCCCGAGATAAAAGGGAACAGCCCGGCGCCGAAGCCTCGACGAAAAGGGTCCTGA
- a CDS encoding DUF4932 domain-containing protein encodes MPVSPSKARKKAAARPKLEFSVDPRLELDGVMELLAFDLTAGGKGPGHATDFMHPDIEYVRQARRYFAPYKDHPAIRHRALPEIRAFDLGQRGQGLMRLSPSPELKPHSQISIAFLAHYVGGDAELEKWLQHMRDFAVDSKFTEFFDANVHLLDADLAKLKGEIEAVDYIGKIEKYTGLPFEGRYLFTLSPFISSDTGANIVQRGEDGLADIISVVGPVEPTSGPLTCTYHRLHARIWHEAAHGVLDNVTELYGEDIAKKQPPQRKATREYQNWMHHVREHMVRSVMLRLVSLEISAALSDHELRHEEECGLPFLRDFKARIAEYEGDRKKYPTFADFYPRLLDALPAPPKGKPSRPLDREGDPYRDWITENAMPFYTERQRVRALWYLDLMLSRSKNPGLLLKRACLKHLLGRTQEAVKDAEAVLALRPKDEGALQVLKGGGSAPKGTGAPAPAVEKAPPGREAPYERPADLKRLNAEGVKLYLKGGHAAALKKFEAALKSAPEDAETLVNAAVVYGETAQDAKALAAYEKAIERCLAVPSPQSRTTAAAAMTSRATLHERAKDPKAARADLERALQLAPMEWDQRPAIEKRLKGLG; translated from the coding sequence GTGCCCGTCTCCCCCTCCAAAGCCCGGAAGAAGGCCGCGGCCCGTCCCAAGCTCGAGTTCAGCGTCGACCCCCGTCTCGAGCTCGACGGCGTCATGGAGCTGCTCGCCTTCGACCTCACCGCGGGCGGCAAGGGCCCCGGGCACGCGACGGACTTCATGCACCCGGACATCGAGTACGTCCGCCAGGCCCGCAGGTACTTCGCCCCCTACAAGGACCACCCCGCCATCCGCCACCGCGCCCTGCCCGAGATCCGGGCCTTCGACCTCGGGCAGCGCGGCCAGGGGCTCATGCGCCTCTCGCCCTCGCCCGAGCTCAAGCCGCACTCGCAGATCTCCATCGCGTTCCTCGCCCACTACGTCGGAGGCGACGCCGAGCTCGAGAAGTGGCTGCAGCACATGCGCGACTTCGCGGTCGACTCGAAGTTCACGGAGTTCTTCGACGCGAACGTCCATCTGCTCGACGCCGACCTGGCCAAGCTGAAGGGCGAGATCGAGGCGGTCGACTACATCGGCAAGATCGAGAAGTACACCGGCCTGCCCTTCGAGGGACGCTACCTCTTCACGCTTTCCCCGTTCATCTCCTCGGACACCGGCGCGAACATCGTCCAGCGCGGAGAGGACGGCCTGGCCGACATCATCTCCGTCGTCGGCCCCGTCGAGCCGACCTCCGGGCCGCTCACCTGCACCTACCACCGCCTGCACGCGCGCATCTGGCACGAGGCCGCCCACGGCGTCCTCGACAACGTCACCGAGCTTTACGGCGAGGACATCGCCAAGAAGCAGCCCCCGCAGCGCAAGGCCACGCGCGAGTACCAGAACTGGATGCACCACGTGCGCGAGCACATGGTCCGCTCGGTCATGCTCCGCCTGGTCAGCCTGGAGATCAGCGCGGCGCTGTCCGACCACGAGCTGCGGCACGAGGAGGAGTGCGGCCTCCCGTTCCTGCGGGATTTCAAGGCGCGCATCGCCGAATACGAGGGCGACCGGAAGAAATATCCGACCTTCGCCGATTTCTACCCGCGCCTGCTCGACGCGCTTCCCGCGCCCCCCAAGGGCAAGCCCTCCCGCCCTCTCGATCGCGAGGGCGACCCTTATCGCGACTGGATCACCGAGAACGCGATGCCGTTCTACACCGAGCGCCAGCGCGTGCGCGCGCTGTGGTATCTCGATCTCATGCTGTCCCGCTCCAAGAACCCGGGGCTCCTGCTCAAGCGGGCCTGCCTCAAGCACCTCCTCGGCCGCACGCAGGAGGCGGTCAAGGACGCGGAGGCCGTGCTCGCTCTGCGCCCCAAGGACGAGGGCGCCTTGCAGGTGCTCAAGGGAGGCGGCTCCGCCCCCAAGGGGACGGGCGCGCCCGCCCCCGCCGTCGAGAAAGCGCCTCCCGGGCGGGAGGCGCCCTATGAACGGCCGGCCGATCTCAAGCGGCTGAACGCCGAAGGCGTCAAGCTTTATCTCAAGGGCGGCCACGCGGCCGCGCTCAAGAAGTTCGAGGCGGCGCTCAAGTCCGCGCCCGAGGACGCGGAGACCTTGGTCAACGCCGCCGTCGTCTACGGCGAGACCGCGCAGGACGCGAAGGCGCTCGCGGCGTACGAGAAGGCCATCGAGCGCTGCCTCGCGGTCCCCTCGCCGCAGAGCCGCACGACGGCGGCCGCGGCGATGACCTCGCGCGCCACCCTGCACGAGCGCGCGAAGGACCCCAAGGCGGCCCGCGCCGACCTGGAGCGGGCGCTGCAGCTCGCGCCGATGGAGTGGGACCAGCGTCCGGCCATCGAGAAGCGCCTCAAGGGATTGGGGTGA
- a CDS encoding tetratricopeptide repeat protein, with protein sequence MLAVRIFSHTPPGRRPWRQAAVLAGLLTVAAVCILSGAPFAAVPAVFILLAWPDLWPRHQPYVQFFYTLFVLQAAAALVWRAASPTPARTAVLAAAVGVSLLYRSPLLLLPPLLAGLEWAGRRERGRDWAVNALILLTVPYLPLLPWAAMNWIVHHQISFFERGESLPNIVSAAGGFVHYSEAFWRAQVRAEPGLQNQYLPRFLTWAFTEIARHPLRYAAGFAGRFAYAISLQPWLFAFGAAGAWACRRNPSARALALLCAYYVLIHSSIAVLPDYMVPLWPLLAALGAMLAVPFLPKAAEASGLAAGARAWLLLLLACACLAGAEADVRALRYAKLFQARPPESDQALAEALERAPRDGWLHYRRGWRRLKAGDRAGAVADLSLAAELRPDNPLWGLHRDWARLLAGDPEPLLAWNRPLSPLTAQTHKTDPDLMRAYVFGRDGRTREARERLLAAYAIIHAGRAPEESPHSLEILWDHARELFGHLPPKDWIAVWRELYLLFDDEPSRKVARRHDPMRDAVVSLQAAGAHREALALLRELLRVRPDSATLWTDKAVSEAAGGRWEASASDLRKALAADPAFLPASFSLGAVYIRMGRSEEALKVYDRALTLGSAASDPHWVLLRSTRDETTRLLRSGK encoded by the coding sequence ATGCTCGCCGTGCGGATCTTCAGCCATACCCCTCCCGGGCGCCGGCCTTGGCGCCAGGCGGCGGTTCTGGCCGGACTGCTGACCGTCGCCGCCGTCTGCATCCTGTCGGGCGCGCCGTTCGCCGCCGTTCCGGCGGTATTCATCCTGCTGGCTTGGCCGGACCTTTGGCCTCGCCATCAGCCCTACGTGCAGTTCTTCTACACGCTCTTCGTTCTCCAGGCGGCGGCGGCCTTGGTCTGGCGCGCCGCGTCGCCGACCCCGGCCCGCACCGCGGTGCTCGCCGCCGCGGTGGGCGTGAGCCTGCTCTACCGCTCGCCGCTGCTGCTTCTGCCGCCGCTGCTGGCCGGCCTCGAATGGGCGGGCCGCCGGGAGCGCGGGCGGGACTGGGCCGTCAACGCCCTGATCCTCCTGACGGTCCCTTATCTGCCTTTGCTGCCGTGGGCGGCGATGAACTGGATCGTCCACCATCAGATCTCCTTTTTCGAGCGGGGAGAATCGCTTCCGAACATCGTCAGCGCCGCGGGCGGCTTCGTGCATTATTCCGAGGCGTTTTGGCGCGCGCAGGTGCGGGCCGAGCCCGGGCTGCAGAACCAATACCTTCCGCGATTCTTGACCTGGGCTTTCACCGAGATCGCACGCCACCCGCTGCGCTACGCGGCGGGCTTCGCGGGGCGCTTCGCCTACGCGATCAGTCTCCAGCCGTGGCTCTTCGCCTTCGGCGCCGCCGGCGCCTGGGCGTGCCGCCGGAATCCGTCGGCGCGGGCCTTGGCGCTCCTCTGCGCGTATTACGTGCTGATCCATTCCTCCATCGCCGTGCTCCCGGACTACATGGTGCCGCTTTGGCCCTTGCTGGCCGCGCTCGGGGCTATGCTCGCCGTCCCCTTTCTCCCTAAGGCGGCCGAGGCGTCCGGCCTCGCGGCGGGCGCGCGGGCTTGGCTGCTGCTCCTTCTCGCCTGCGCCTGCCTGGCCGGAGCCGAAGCCGACGTCCGGGCGCTGCGCTACGCGAAGCTCTTTCAGGCGCGCCCGCCCGAATCCGACCAGGCGCTGGCCGAGGCCCTGGAACGCGCGCCCCGTGACGGCTGGCTCCACTATCGCCGGGGCTGGCGGCGCTTGAAAGCGGGGGACCGCGCCGGAGCCGTCGCGGACCTGAGCCTGGCCGCCGAGCTCCGCCCCGACAACCCTCTCTGGGGGCTCCATCGCGACTGGGCGAGGCTGTTGGCGGGCGACCCCGAGCCCCTGCTCGCCTGGAACCGCCCGCTGTCGCCGCTCACCGCGCAGACGCACAAGACCGACCCCGACCTGATGCGGGCCTATGTCTTCGGCCGGGACGGCCGGACGCGCGAGGCGAGGGAACGGCTGCTGGCGGCGTACGCGATCATTCACGCGGGCCGGGCGCCGGAGGAATCCCCGCACAGCCTGGAGATCCTCTGGGACCACGCGCGGGAGCTCTTCGGCCATCTGCCGCCGAAGGATTGGATCGCGGTGTGGCGGGAGCTTTACCTCCTTTTCGACGACGAGCCTTCGAGGAAAGTCGCGCGGCGTCATGATCCGATGCGGGACGCCGTCGTCTCCCTTCAAGCCGCGGGAGCGCACCGCGAAGCCTTGGCTCTGCTCCGCGAGCTTCTTCGCGTCCGCCCGGACTCCGCGACCCTCTGGACGGACAAGGCCGTCAGCGAGGCCGCCGGCGGCAGATGGGAGGCTTCGGCCTCCGACCTGCGAAAGGCGCTTGCGGCGGACCCGGCTTTCCTTCCGGCCTCGTTCTCTCTCGGCGCCGTTTACATCCGGATGGGGCGGTCCGAGGAGGCGTTGAAGGTCTATGACCGGGCGCTCACGCTGGGAAGCGCCGCCTCCGATCCTCACTGGGTGCTGCTTCGTTCGACTCGCGACGAGACGACGCGGCTACTTCGCTCCGGAAAATAA